The Cinclus cinclus chromosome 18, bCinCin1.1, whole genome shotgun sequence genome has a segment encoding these proteins:
- the ZNF335 gene encoding zinc finger protein 335 isoform X1: MEENAVESSSDATPQAAPEEPTESGLGVGSSDAVSADSSDAAAEPGLLSRADDSCVGQSSDSSGVSLEVVSESSSSTDAIPRIYLPDSSSVAQSTLVSSVSTVSQSIMVSESPQVLVHSSVVTDGATVVSDSTASTSSDLGSAIDKIIESTIGPDIIQSCIAVTSAEAGRAETTQYLILQGPDDGAPMVSQVATSALANSLAIEAIADGPTSTCLDQPGPSEPSRQLEVLKLPVQPDRAQEADGGEEVDQPDLETLEEMMEVVVVQQFKCKMCQYKSVSKKTLINHMKERHFQPAVGSALALKKGRLRKVGAAPKTENEEAQEEEDDDIMDAGAIDDPEEDSDYNPAEDEPRGRLPKYGRSVPTSSEERPRRRPGRPRKLLHLENMSQDMMEGGEVEPLVTSQSTPSQEPQNSEAASSSGLENGTGENLAEPGISQSDSENKDPSSKSGAEDADAIPRRRGRPSRRFLGKKYRKYMGRRYYYKSPKPLMRPYLCRICGSRFLTHDDLRFHVNSHEANDPQLFKCLQCSYRSRRWSSLKEHMFNHVGSKPYKCEECNYTSVYKKDVIRHSTVHSRDRKKRADPPPKLNSFPCPVCNRVYPMQKRLTQHMKTHSTEKPHMCDKCGKSFKKRYTFKMHLLTHIQAIANRRFKCEFCDYVCEDKKVLLNHQLSHMNDKPYKCSVCKYSTFREDFLVSHMAVKHTGGKPFACEFCHFTTKHKKNLRLHVQCRHADSFEEWAQRHPEEPPCRRRPFFTLQQIEELKQQHSQVQAPAEPEASPPVSAMSGPSSSWCSLPTVLSALSLVQAPLGPITCHTVQAVAGTEPSVLSQGSLEGATIIYEQDVAGSAELATQTALDLLLNMSTQRELATSSLQVGTVKVAVVKPDDPGEAPGPCELQAREEAAKVASKEQQQKLVMLHMAEPGQTLVQETYGEASLSGSELQQITIPFSGTAEYSIIAPISEEIQAPATMYSSEEESSVETSHTVVVSGAVMTEEALEDHSNHYIMSSGVPGNQVQSMEPLSRDAAFSSPAEGQEAQPTDIKWPLVQCVTRQFQKDSSLSPASEGQEVSSPKVKWPALQGMTRKLTCKITAGKKLSCKISMAKKFSCKICTAMFTGRAEMESHKRAHIGPSTFKCPDCPFTATLWPEVRNHMVQHANLRPHKCPHCSFASKNKKDLRRHMLTHTNEKPFACQVCGQRFNRNGHLKFHTQRLHSSEAKRPGPAAAQQTIILNSDEDTLATLHTALQAGQAVLAPERLQQALGQEHILVAQEQSVTSQEEAAYIQEITTADGQTVQHLVTADNQVQYIIAQEGVPHLLPQEYVVVPEGHHIQVQDGQITHIQYEQGGQFLPESQIQYMPVSPEQQLVTQAQLEAAAHSAVSAVADAAMAQAQGVFTAKEAAEQIQQLQPGIHYDVITLSD; the protein is encoded by the exons ATGGAGGAAAATGCGGTGGAGAGCAGCAGCGACGCGACCCCACAGGCAGCGCCGGAGGAGCCCACCGAGAGCGGGCTAGGCGTCGGGAGCTCGGACGCCGTGTCGGCGGACAGCAGCGATGCCGCCGCGGAGCCCGGGCTGCTCTCCCGGGCCGATGACTCCTGCGTGGGGCAGAGCTCCGACAGCAGCGGGGTCTCCTTG GAAGTGGTCtcagagagcagctccagcacagatgCTATTCCAAGGATTTACCTGCCAGACTCCTCTTCTGTTGCCCAATCCACCTTGGTCTCCAGTGTTTCCACTGTGAGCCAGTCCATCATGGTGTCAGAGTCCCCACAAGTTCTGGTCCACTCCAGTGTCGTCACTGATGGAGCCACAGTTGTGTCAGACTCGACTGCATCCACTTCCTCAGACCTGGGTTCTGCCATTGACAAAATCATTGAATCCACAATCGGGCCTGACATTATTCAGA GCTGCATCGCTGTGACCAGCGCAGAGGCTGGAAGGGCAGAGACCACGCAGTACCTCATTCTGCAAGGCCCTGATGATG GTGCCCCCATGGTGTCCCAGGTGGCCACTTCTGCTCTAGCCAATAGCTTGGCAATAGAAGCTATTGCTGATGGACCTACCTCCACGTGCCTTGACCAGCCTGGCCCTTCAGAGCCTTCCAGGCAGTTGGAAGTGCTGAAGCTGCCTGTACAGCCAGACCGAGCCCAAGAGGCAGATGGTGGGGAGGAGGTGGACCAGCCAGACTTGGAGACCCTGGAAGAGATGATGGAAGTGGTGGTGGTGCAGCAGTTCAAGTGCAAAATGTGTCAGTACAAGAGTGTCTCTAAGAAAACACTGATAAACCACATGAAAGAGCGTCACTTCCAGCCAG CAGTGGGTTCAGCTCTGGCTCTGAAGAAAGGACGACTACGGAAGGTGGGAGCTGCTCCAAAAACAGAGAATGAAGAGGcccaagaagaagaagatgatgaTATAATGGATGCTGGTGCTATTGATGATCCTGAAG AGGACAGTGACTACAACCCAGCTGAGGACGAGCCCCGGGGGCGACTGCCCAAGTATGGCCGCAGTGTCCCCACGTCCAGTGAGGAGAGGCCACGTCGACGCCCAGGGAGACCCCGCAAGCTGCTTCATCTGGAGAATATGTCTCAGGACATGATGGAAG GAGGAGAGGTGGAGCCCTTGGTGACATCCCAAAGTACACCAAGCCAGGAGCCACAGAACTCGGAAGCAGCCAGTTCCTCTGGCCTGGAGAATGGGACTGGTGAGAACCTGGCAGAGCCCGGTATCAGCCAGTCCGACTCCGAGAACAAGGACCCTTCCTCCAAGAGCGGTGCTGAGGATGCAGACGCCATCCCCCGGCGGCGCGGGCGGCCCTCCCGCCGCTTTCTGGGCAAGAAATACCGCAAGTACATGGGGCGCAG GTACTACTACAAGTCCCCCAAGCCCCTGATGCGGCCCTACCTGTGTCGGATCTGTGGCTCACGGTTCCTCACGCACGATGACCTGCGCTTCCACGTCAACTCACACGAGGCCAATGACCCGCAGCTCTTCAAGTGTCTTCAGTGCAGCTACCGTTCCCGGCGCTGGTCCTCCCTCAAG GAGCACATGTTCAACCATGTGGGCAGCAAGCCCTACAAGTGCGAGGAGTGCAATTACACCAGCGTGTACAAGAAGGATGTCATTCGACACTCCACAGTGCACAGCCGGGACAG gaagaaaagagcTGATCCG CCACCAAAGCTGAACTCCTTCCCATGTCCTGTCTGCAACCGTGTCTACCCCATGCAGAAGAGGCTTACGCAGCACATGAAGACACACAGTACAGAGAAACCACATATGTGTGACAAG TGCGGAAAGTCCTTTAAGAAGCGTTACACCTTCAAGATGCACCTGCTGACGCACATCCAGGCCATTGCCAACCGCAG GTTCAAGTGTGAGTTCTGTGACTATGTCTGTGAGGACAAGAAGGTCTTGCTGAACCACCAACTGTCACACATGAATGATAAGCCATACAAGTGCAGCGTCTGCAAGTACTCCACCTTCCGGGAGGACTTCCTGGTCTCACACATGGCAGTCAAGCATACGG GAGGGAAGCCGTTCGCTTGTGAGTTCTGTCACTTCACCACCAAGCACAAGAAGAACCTGCGCCTGCACGTGCAGTGCCGCCATGCCGACTCCTTCGAGGAGTGGGCACAGAGGCACCCCGAGGAGCCGccctgccgccgccgcccctTCTTCACCCTGCAGCAGATCGAGGAGCTCAAGCAGCAACACAGCCAGGTGCAGGCACCAGCTGAGCCAGAGGCCAGCCCACCAGTGAGTGCCATGTCTggccccagctcctcctggtgCTCGCTGCCCACTGTGCTGTCAGCTCTGTCTCTCGTGCAGGCACCCCTTGGCCCCATCACCTGCCACACGGTCCAGGCTGTTGCAGGTACAGAGCCCTCTGTTCTCTCACAAGGTTCCCTGGAAGGAGCCACCATCATCTATGAACAAG ATGTGGCTGGATCAGCAGAGCTGGCCACGCAGACCGCCCTGGATCTTCTGCTGAACATGAGCACCCAGCGGGAGCTGGCCACCAGCTCACTGCAGGTGGGCACAGTCAAG GTGGCAGTGGTGAAGCCGGATGATCCAGGAGAAGCACCAGGCCCCTGTGAGCTGCAGGCACGGGAGGAGGCGGCAAAGGTGGCTTCtaaggagcagcagcaaaagctggTGATGCTGCACATGGCAGAGCCTGGACAGACACTTGTGCAGGAGACATATGGGGAAGCGAGCCTGAGTGGCTCGGAGCTGCAGCAGATCACCATCCCCTTCAGTGGAACAGCAGAGTACAGCATCATTGCACCCATCAGCGAGGAGATCCAGGCTCCTGCCACGATGTACAG CAGTGAGGAGGAGAGTTCTGTGGAGACCTCCCACACAGTTGTGGTGAGCGGAGCTGTGATGACAGAGGAGGCACTGGAGGACCATAGCAATCACTACATCATGTCATCTGGTGTCCCAGGGAACCAGGTCCAGAGCATGGAG CCCCTCAGCAGGGATGCTGCCTTTTCCTCACCTGCGGAGGGCCAGGAGGCACAGCCCACCGATATCAAGTGGCCCCTGGTGCAGTGTGTCACCAGGCAGTTCCAGAAGGACTCGTCTTTATCCCCAGCGTCTGAGGGGCAGGAAGTCTCATCCCCAAAGGTCAAGTGGCCTGCACTTCAAGGCATGACCAGGAAGCTCACATGCAAGATTACCGCAGGCAAGAAGCTCTCATGCAAGATTTCTATGGCCAAAAAGTTTTCATGTAAGATTTGCACAGCCATGTTCACAGGGAGAGCGGAGATGGAGAGTCACAAGAGAGCCCACATTGGGCCCAGCACCTTCAAGTGTCCCGACTGTCCCTTCACTGCCACACTGTGGCCAGAGGTCCGG AATCACATGGTTCAACATGCCAACCTCCGGCCACACAAGTGCCCCCACTGCAGCTTTGCCTCCAAGAACAAGAAGGACCTGCGCAGGCACATGCTGACCCACACCAATGAGAAGCCCTTCGCCTGCCAGGTCTGTGGGCAGAG GTTCAACCGTAATGGGCACCTCAAGTTCCACACGCAGCGTTTGCACAGCTCAGAGGCCAAAAGGCCAGGgccagctgctgcccagcagaCCATCATCCTGAACAGCGATGAGGACACCCTGGCCACCCTACACA ctgctctgcaggctggccaggctgtgctggctcccGAGCGgctgcagcaggctctggggcaggagcaCATCCTTGTTGCTCAGGAGCAGAGTGTTACCAGCCAG gaggaggcagcctACATCCAGGAGATCACAACTGCTGATGGACAGACAGTACAGCACTTAGTGACCGCTGACAACCAG GTTCAGTACATTATTGCCCAGGAGGGTGTCCCGCACTTGCTTCCCCAAGAGTATGTTGTTGTCCCAGAAGGACATCACATCCAG GTACAGGATGGTCAGATCACCCACATCCAGTACGAGCAGGGTGGCCAGTTCCTCCCAGAGTCACAG ATCCAGTATATGCCTGTGTCACCTGAACAGCAGCTTGTCacccaggcacagctggaagcagcagcacactCGGCTGTCTCAG cGGTGGCGGATGCGGCGATGGCCCAGGCACAGGGCGTCTTCACTGCCAAGGAAGCAGCCGAGCAgatccagcagctgcagccggGCATCCACTACGATGTCATCACGCTGTCAGACTAG
- the ZNF335 gene encoding zinc finger protein 335 isoform X10: MEENAVESSSDATPQAAPEEPTESGLGVGSSDAVSADSSDAAAEPGLLSRADDSCVGQSSDSSGVSLEVVSESSSSTDAIPRIYLPDSSSVAQSTLVSSVSTVSQSIMVSESPQVLVHSSVVTDGATVVSDSTASTSSDLGSAIDKIIESTIGPDIIQSCIAVTSAEAGRAETTQYLILQGPDDGAPMVSQVATSALANSLAIEAIADGPTSTCLDQPGPSEPSRQLEVLKLPVQPDRAQEADGGEEVDQPDLETLEEMMEVVVVQQFKCKMCQYKSVSKKTLINHMKERHFQPVGSALALKKGRLRKVGAAPKTENEEAQEEEDDDIMDAGAIDDPEEDSDYNPAEDEPRGRLPKYGRSVPTSSEERPRRRPGRPRKLLHLENMSQDMMEGGEVEPLVTSQSTPSQEPQNSEAASSSGLENGTGENLAEPGISQSDSENKDPSSKSGAEDADAIPRRRGRPSRRFLGKKYRKYYYKSPKPLMRPYLCRICGSRFLTHDDLRFHVNSHEANDPQLFKCLQCSYRSRRWSSLKEHMFNHVGSKPYKCEECNYTSVYKKDVIRHSTVHSRDRKKRADPPPKLNSFPCPVCNRVYPMQKRLTQHMKTHSTEKPHMCDKCGKSFKKRYTFKMHLLTHIQAIANRRFKCEFCDYVCEDKKVLLNHQLSHMNDKPYKCSVCKYSTFREDFLVSHMAVKHTGGKPFACEFCHFTTKHKKNLRLHVQCRHADSFEEWAQRHPEEPPCRRRPFFTLQQIEELKQQHSQVQAPAEPEASPPVSAMSGPSSSWCSLPTVLSALSLVQAPLGPITCHTVQAVAGTEPSVLSQGSLEGATIIYEQDVAGSAELATQTALDLLLNMSTQRELATSSLQVAVVKPDDPGEAPGPCELQAREEAAKVASKEQQQKLVMLHMAEPGQTLVQETYGEASLSGSELQQITIPFSGTAEYSIIAPISEEIQAPATMYSSEEESSVETSHTVVVSGAVMTEEALEDHSNHYIMSSGVPGNQVQSMEPLSRDAAFSSPAEGQEAQPTDIKWPLVQCVTRQFQKDSSLSPASEGQEVSSPKVKWPALQGMTRKLTCKITAGKKLSCKISMAKKFSCKICTAMFTGRAEMESHKRAHIGPSTFKCPDCPFTATLWPEVRNHMVQHANLRPHKCPHCSFASKNKKDLRRHMLTHTNEKPFACQVCGQRFNRNGHLKFHTQRLHSSEAKRPGPAAAQQTIILNSDEDTLATLHTALQAGQAVLAPERLQQALGQEHILVAQEQSVTSQEEAAYIQEITTADGQTVQHLVTADNQVQYIIAQEGVPHLLPQEYVVVPEGHHIQVQDGQITHIQYEQGGQFLPESQIQYMPVSPEQQLVTQAQLEAAAHSAVSAVADAAMAQAQGVFTAKEAAEQIQQLQPGIHYDVITLSD; encoded by the exons ATGGAGGAAAATGCGGTGGAGAGCAGCAGCGACGCGACCCCACAGGCAGCGCCGGAGGAGCCCACCGAGAGCGGGCTAGGCGTCGGGAGCTCGGACGCCGTGTCGGCGGACAGCAGCGATGCCGCCGCGGAGCCCGGGCTGCTCTCCCGGGCCGATGACTCCTGCGTGGGGCAGAGCTCCGACAGCAGCGGGGTCTCCTTG GAAGTGGTCtcagagagcagctccagcacagatgCTATTCCAAGGATTTACCTGCCAGACTCCTCTTCTGTTGCCCAATCCACCTTGGTCTCCAGTGTTTCCACTGTGAGCCAGTCCATCATGGTGTCAGAGTCCCCACAAGTTCTGGTCCACTCCAGTGTCGTCACTGATGGAGCCACAGTTGTGTCAGACTCGACTGCATCCACTTCCTCAGACCTGGGTTCTGCCATTGACAAAATCATTGAATCCACAATCGGGCCTGACATTATTCAGA GCTGCATCGCTGTGACCAGCGCAGAGGCTGGAAGGGCAGAGACCACGCAGTACCTCATTCTGCAAGGCCCTGATGATG GTGCCCCCATGGTGTCCCAGGTGGCCACTTCTGCTCTAGCCAATAGCTTGGCAATAGAAGCTATTGCTGATGGACCTACCTCCACGTGCCTTGACCAGCCTGGCCCTTCAGAGCCTTCCAGGCAGTTGGAAGTGCTGAAGCTGCCTGTACAGCCAGACCGAGCCCAAGAGGCAGATGGTGGGGAGGAGGTGGACCAGCCAGACTTGGAGACCCTGGAAGAGATGATGGAAGTGGTGGTGGTGCAGCAGTTCAAGTGCAAAATGTGTCAGTACAAGAGTGTCTCTAAGAAAACACTGATAAACCACATGAAAGAGCGTCACTTCCAGCCAG TGGGTTCAGCTCTGGCTCTGAAGAAAGGACGACTACGGAAGGTGGGAGCTGCTCCAAAAACAGAGAATGAAGAGGcccaagaagaagaagatgatgaTATAATGGATGCTGGTGCTATTGATGATCCTGAAG AGGACAGTGACTACAACCCAGCTGAGGACGAGCCCCGGGGGCGACTGCCCAAGTATGGCCGCAGTGTCCCCACGTCCAGTGAGGAGAGGCCACGTCGACGCCCAGGGAGACCCCGCAAGCTGCTTCATCTGGAGAATATGTCTCAGGACATGATGGAAG GAGGAGAGGTGGAGCCCTTGGTGACATCCCAAAGTACACCAAGCCAGGAGCCACAGAACTCGGAAGCAGCCAGTTCCTCTGGCCTGGAGAATGGGACTGGTGAGAACCTGGCAGAGCCCGGTATCAGCCAGTCCGACTCCGAGAACAAGGACCCTTCCTCCAAGAGCGGTGCTGAGGATGCAGACGCCATCCCCCGGCGGCGCGGGCGGCCCTCCCGCCGCTTTCTGGGCAAGAAATACCGCAA GTACTACTACAAGTCCCCCAAGCCCCTGATGCGGCCCTACCTGTGTCGGATCTGTGGCTCACGGTTCCTCACGCACGATGACCTGCGCTTCCACGTCAACTCACACGAGGCCAATGACCCGCAGCTCTTCAAGTGTCTTCAGTGCAGCTACCGTTCCCGGCGCTGGTCCTCCCTCAAG GAGCACATGTTCAACCATGTGGGCAGCAAGCCCTACAAGTGCGAGGAGTGCAATTACACCAGCGTGTACAAGAAGGATGTCATTCGACACTCCACAGTGCACAGCCGGGACAG gaagaaaagagcTGATCCG CCACCAAAGCTGAACTCCTTCCCATGTCCTGTCTGCAACCGTGTCTACCCCATGCAGAAGAGGCTTACGCAGCACATGAAGACACACAGTACAGAGAAACCACATATGTGTGACAAG TGCGGAAAGTCCTTTAAGAAGCGTTACACCTTCAAGATGCACCTGCTGACGCACATCCAGGCCATTGCCAACCGCAG GTTCAAGTGTGAGTTCTGTGACTATGTCTGTGAGGACAAGAAGGTCTTGCTGAACCACCAACTGTCACACATGAATGATAAGCCATACAAGTGCAGCGTCTGCAAGTACTCCACCTTCCGGGAGGACTTCCTGGTCTCACACATGGCAGTCAAGCATACGG GAGGGAAGCCGTTCGCTTGTGAGTTCTGTCACTTCACCACCAAGCACAAGAAGAACCTGCGCCTGCACGTGCAGTGCCGCCATGCCGACTCCTTCGAGGAGTGGGCACAGAGGCACCCCGAGGAGCCGccctgccgccgccgcccctTCTTCACCCTGCAGCAGATCGAGGAGCTCAAGCAGCAACACAGCCAGGTGCAGGCACCAGCTGAGCCAGAGGCCAGCCCACCAGTGAGTGCCATGTCTggccccagctcctcctggtgCTCGCTGCCCACTGTGCTGTCAGCTCTGTCTCTCGTGCAGGCACCCCTTGGCCCCATCACCTGCCACACGGTCCAGGCTGTTGCAGGTACAGAGCCCTCTGTTCTCTCACAAGGTTCCCTGGAAGGAGCCACCATCATCTATGAACAAG ATGTGGCTGGATCAGCAGAGCTGGCCACGCAGACCGCCCTGGATCTTCTGCTGAACATGAGCACCCAGCGGGAGCTGGCCACCAGCTCACTGCAG GTGGCAGTGGTGAAGCCGGATGATCCAGGAGAAGCACCAGGCCCCTGTGAGCTGCAGGCACGGGAGGAGGCGGCAAAGGTGGCTTCtaaggagcagcagcaaaagctggTGATGCTGCACATGGCAGAGCCTGGACAGACACTTGTGCAGGAGACATATGGGGAAGCGAGCCTGAGTGGCTCGGAGCTGCAGCAGATCACCATCCCCTTCAGTGGAACAGCAGAGTACAGCATCATTGCACCCATCAGCGAGGAGATCCAGGCTCCTGCCACGATGTACAG CAGTGAGGAGGAGAGTTCTGTGGAGACCTCCCACACAGTTGTGGTGAGCGGAGCTGTGATGACAGAGGAGGCACTGGAGGACCATAGCAATCACTACATCATGTCATCTGGTGTCCCAGGGAACCAGGTCCAGAGCATGGAG CCCCTCAGCAGGGATGCTGCCTTTTCCTCACCTGCGGAGGGCCAGGAGGCACAGCCCACCGATATCAAGTGGCCCCTGGTGCAGTGTGTCACCAGGCAGTTCCAGAAGGACTCGTCTTTATCCCCAGCGTCTGAGGGGCAGGAAGTCTCATCCCCAAAGGTCAAGTGGCCTGCACTTCAAGGCATGACCAGGAAGCTCACATGCAAGATTACCGCAGGCAAGAAGCTCTCATGCAAGATTTCTATGGCCAAAAAGTTTTCATGTAAGATTTGCACAGCCATGTTCACAGGGAGAGCGGAGATGGAGAGTCACAAGAGAGCCCACATTGGGCCCAGCACCTTCAAGTGTCCCGACTGTCCCTTCACTGCCACACTGTGGCCAGAGGTCCGG AATCACATGGTTCAACATGCCAACCTCCGGCCACACAAGTGCCCCCACTGCAGCTTTGCCTCCAAGAACAAGAAGGACCTGCGCAGGCACATGCTGACCCACACCAATGAGAAGCCCTTCGCCTGCCAGGTCTGTGGGCAGAG GTTCAACCGTAATGGGCACCTCAAGTTCCACACGCAGCGTTTGCACAGCTCAGAGGCCAAAAGGCCAGGgccagctgctgcccagcagaCCATCATCCTGAACAGCGATGAGGACACCCTGGCCACCCTACACA ctgctctgcaggctggccaggctgtgctggctcccGAGCGgctgcagcaggctctggggcaggagcaCATCCTTGTTGCTCAGGAGCAGAGTGTTACCAGCCAG gaggaggcagcctACATCCAGGAGATCACAACTGCTGATGGACAGACAGTACAGCACTTAGTGACCGCTGACAACCAG GTTCAGTACATTATTGCCCAGGAGGGTGTCCCGCACTTGCTTCCCCAAGAGTATGTTGTTGTCCCAGAAGGACATCACATCCAG GTACAGGATGGTCAGATCACCCACATCCAGTACGAGCAGGGTGGCCAGTTCCTCCCAGAGTCACAG ATCCAGTATATGCCTGTGTCACCTGAACAGCAGCTTGTCacccaggcacagctggaagcagcagcacactCGGCTGTCTCAG cGGTGGCGGATGCGGCGATGGCCCAGGCACAGGGCGTCTTCACTGCCAAGGAAGCAGCCGAGCAgatccagcagctgcagccggGCATCCACTACGATGTCATCACGCTGTCAGACTAG